From the Paramormyrops kingsleyae isolate MSU_618 chromosome 7, PKINGS_0.4, whole genome shotgun sequence genome, one window contains:
- the hapln1b gene encoding hyaluronan and proteoglycan link protein 1 isoform X2, with protein sequence MNPLLLFAFISLGLAESVDHTNSDSEQYKTIYVSENGPRLSVVTEQAKVVSRRGSNATLPCKFIRDPGLPPNPKLRIKWTKLTSDYLKEIDVFVVMGYHKKSYGSFHGRVHLQGAGEGDASLVITEITLEDYGKYKCEVIDGLEDNTGVVTLDLQGIVFPFFPRFGRYNLNFHDAERACQEQDAAVASFDQLYDAWRGGLDWCNAGWLNDGSVQYPITQPREPCGGKNTVPGVRNYGLRDKEKSHYDVFCFTSNFKGRFYYLIHPTKLTYSEAVQACQRDGAEIAKVGQMYSAWKLLGYDRCDAGWLADGSVRYPISRPRRRCSPTEAAVRFVGFPDKKQKLYGVYCFKASD encoded by the exons AAAATGGGCCTCGTCTGTCCGTAGTGACGGAGCAGGCCAAAGTGGTCTCCCGCCGCGGCAGCAACGCCACGCTGCCGTGCAAATTCATCCGAGACCCTGGcctgccccccaaccccaagcTGCGGATTAAGTGGACTAAGCTGACCTCGGACTACCTGAAAGAGATTGACGTCTTTGTGGTCATGGGCTACCACAAGAAAAGCTACGGGAGCTTCCACGGCCGcgtccacctgcagggggcaggagAGGGCGACGCCTCGCTGGTCATCACCGAAATCACGCTGGAGGACTACGGAAAATACAAGTGCGAAGTCATCGATGGACTGGAAGACAATACCGGAGTCGTGACACTGGATTTGCAAG GGATTGTTTTCCCTTTCTTTCCACGCTTCGGCCGCTACAATCTGAACTTCCACGACGCCGAGAGAGCCTGCCAAGAGCAGGATGCTGCGGTGGCCTCTTTCGATCAGCTATATGATGCCTGGAGAGGGGGTCTGGATTGGTGCAACGCGGGCTGGCTAAACGACGGTTCTGTGCAGTACCCCATCACCCAGCCCCGGGAGCCCTGTGGAGGCAAAAACACCGTCCCGGGAGTGCGCAACTACGGCCTGCGGGACAAGGAGAAAAGTCACTATGATGTCTTCTGCTTCACGTCCAATTTCAAAG GGCGCTTCTATTACTTGATACACCCCACCAAGCTGACATACAGCGAGGCTGTGCAGGCGTGCCAGAGGGACGGCGCCGAGATCGCCAAGGTGGGACAGATGTACTCGGCATGGAAGCTGCTGGGCTACGACCGCTGCGACGCAGGCTGGCTGGCTGATGGGAGTGTGCGCTATCCCATCTCTCGCCCCCGGAGGCGCTGCAGTCCCACAGAGGCAGCGGTGCGCTTTGTCGGCTTCCCTGACaagaagcagaagctgtatggCGTCTACTGCTTCAAGGCATCCGACTGA